The Leclercia sp. AS011 DNA segment CAGCGGCCCGCTGGTGCTGAGCTTTGCCGCGCTGGAAGATTATTACCAGGAGCAGGGGCGCGACTGGGAACGCTACGCGATGGTGAAGGCGCGGATCATGGGCGATAACGGCGATGCCTATGCCAACGAGCTGCGCGCCATGCTGCGCCCGTTTGTCTTCCGTCGCTACATCGATTTCAGCGTCATTCAGTCGCTGCGTAACATGAAAGGGATGATTGCCCGGGAAGTGCGTCGCCGTGGCCTGAAAGACAACATCAAGCTGGGGGCGGGCGGTATCCGCGAGATCGAGTTTATCGTCCAGGTCTTCCAGCTGATCCGCGGCGGGCGTGAGCCCTCGCTGCAGTCCCGCTCCCTGCTGCCCACCCTGGCCGCCATCGCCCAGCTGCACCTGCTGCCGGAAGGCGATGACCGGATCCTGCGCGAGGCCTACCTCTTTTTACGCCGGCTGGAAAACCTGCTTCAGAGCATTAACGACGAACAGACCCAGACCCTGCCGGGAGATGAGCTTAACCGCGCCCGCCTCGCCTGGGGGATGCGCGTGGACGACTGGCAGGCCCTGACCGACGCGCTGGATGCCCATATGGCTGCCGTGCGCCGTATTTTTAACGACCTGATCGGCGACGATGAGAGCGAATCCCAGGACGATGAGCTGTCCGAGCACTGGCGCGAGCTGTGGCAGGATGCCTTGCAGGAGGACGACACCACTCCGGTGCTGACCCACCTCAGCGATGAGGATCGCCATCGGGTGGTGGCGCTGATCGCCGATTTCCGCCTTGAGCTGAACAAGCGCGCCATTGGCCCGCGCGGCCGCCAGGTGCTGGATCACCTGATGCCGCACCTGCTCAGCGACGTCTGCTCCCGGGCCGATGCCCCGGTGCCGCTGTCGCGCCTGACCCCGCTGCTGAGCGGGATCATCACCCGTACCACCTATCTGGAGCTGCTCAGCGAATTCCCCGGGGCGCTCAAGCACCTGATCTCCCTCTGCGCCGCCTCGCCGATGATTGCCAGCAAGCTGGCGCGCTATCCGCTGCTGCTGGACGAACTGCTCGATCCCAACACCCTTTATCAGCCGACGGCCACCGACGCCTATCGCGATGAGCTGCGCCAGTATCTGCTGCGCGTGCCGGAAGAGGACGAAGAGCAACAGCTGGAGGCGCTGCGTCAGTTTAAGCAGGCGCAGCTGCTGCGCGTGGCGGCGGCGGATATCTCCGGCACGCTGCCGGTGATGAAAGTGAGCGATCACTTAACCTGGCTGGCGGAAGCGATTATTGATGCGGTGGTCCATCAGGCATGGGTGCAGATGGTGGCCCGTTACGGCCAGCCGAAGCACCTGGCCGATCGTGAAGGCCGCGGTTTTGCGGTGGTGGGCTACGGCAAACTGGGCGGCTGGGAGCTGGGCTACAGCTCCGATCTGGATCTGATTTTCCTCCACGACTGCCCGGTTGACGTGATGACCGACGGCGAACGTGAGATCGACGGGCGTCAGTTCTACCTGCGCCTCGCCCAGCGCATCATGCATCTGTTCAGCACCCGCACGTCGTCGGGCATTTTGTATGAAGTGGATGCGCGTCTGCGTCCGTCCGGCGCGGCGGGCATGCTCGTCACCTCCACAGAATCCTTTGCGGATTACCAGCAGAACGAGGCCTGGACCTGGGAGCATCAGGCCCTGGTGCGCGCCCGGGTAGTGTATGGCGATCCGCAGCTAAAAGCGCAGTTTGATACCATTCGTCGCGACGTGCTCACCGCTACGCGCGAAGGCCCGACGCTGCAAACCGAAGTGCGCGAGATGCGCGAGAAGATGCGCGCTCATCTGGGGAATAAGCATAAGGATCGCTTTGATATTAAAGCGGATGAGGGCGGGATCACCGACATTGAATTTATCACCCAGTACCTGGTGCTGCGTGACGCGCACAGCAAGCCGAAGCTGACCCGCTGGTCCGATAACGTGCGCATCCTGGAGCTGCTGGCGCAAAACGACATTATGGACGAGCACGAGGCGCTGGCCTTGACCCGCGCCTACACAACCCTGCGCGATGAGCTGCACCATCTGGCCCTGCAGGAGCAGCCCGGTCATCTGCCGCTCGACTGCTTTAACGCCGAGCGGGAGCTGGTGCGGGCCTGCTGGCAGAAGTGGCTGGTGGAACCGTGCGTAACAAAACAAGTGTGATATTATCGCGCGCAAATTGTGAATCTTTCTGGAGTCAGGAATGAAAGTAACACTGCCAGAGTTTGAACGTGCTGGAGTTATGGTGGTTGGCGATGTGATGCTGGATCGCTACTGGTATGGGCCAACCAGCCGCATTTCCCCGGAAGCCCCGGTCCCGGTGGTGAAGGTGGATACCATTGAAGAGCGTCCTGGCGGCGCGGCAAACGTGGCGATGAACATTGCTTCTCTCGGCGCGCATTCGCGTCTGGTGGGGCTGACCGGTATCGACGACGCCGCGCGGGCGCTGAGCAAGACGCTGGCGGATGTGAACGTCAAATGTGATTTCGTTTCTGTCCCGACGCACCCGACCATCACCAAGCTGCGCGTACTGTCGCGCAACCAGCAGCTGATCCGCCTCGACTTTGAAGAAGGGTTTGAAGGCGTGGATCCTGAGCCGCTGCACGAGCGTATCAACCAGGCGCTGGGCAACATCGGCGCGCTGGTGCTCTCCGACTACGCCAAAGGCGCGCTGGCCAGCGTTCAGCAGATGATTAAACTGGCGCGCACTGCCGGTGTGCCGGTGCTGATCGATCCGAAAGGCACCGATTTCGAACGCTATCGCGGGGCAACGCTGCTTACGCCGAACCTCTCCGAATTCGAAGCGGTGGCGGGGAAATGTAAAACCGAAGATGAGATCGTTGAGCGCGGCATGAAGATCATCGCCGATTTCGACTTCTCTGCCCTGCTGGTGACCCGCTCCGAGCAGGGGATGACCTTGCTGCAGCCGGGCAAAGCGCCGCTGCATATGCCAACCCAGGCCCAGGAAGTGTATGACGTCACCGGTGCCGGTGATACGGTCATCGGCGTGCTGGCAGCCACTCTGGCCGCGGGTAATACCCTGGAAGAGGCCTGCTACTTTGCCAATGCCGCCGCGGGCGTGGTGGTGGGTAAACTGGGGACCTCAACCGTTTCACCAATCGAACTGGAAAACGCGGTGCGCGGTCGTGCCGACACCGGTTTTGGCGTGATGAGCGAAGACGAGCTGAAAGTGGCGGTGGCCGCCGCACGTAAGCGCGGTGAGAAAGTGGTCATGACCAACGGCGTGTTCGACATTCTGCACGCGGGCCACGTCTCGTATCTGGCGAACGCCCGCAAGCTGGGCGACCGTCTGATTGTGGCGGTCAACAGCGATGCCTCCACCCGACGTCTGAAAGGCGAGACCCGTCCGGTGAACCCGCTTGAGCAGCGCATGATTGTGCTCGGCGCGCTGGAAGCGGTGGACTGGGTGGTGTCGTTCGAAGAGGACACGCCGCAGCGCCTGATTGCCGGGATCCTGCCGGACCTGCTGGTTAAGGGCGGTGACTATAAGCCTGAACAGATCGCCGGTAGCGAAGAGGTGTGGGCCAACGGCGGGGAAGTGATGGTGCTCAACTTTGAGGACGGGTGTTCAACCACCAACATCATTAAGAAGATCCAGAAAGACAGCGAGAAATAAAAAACGGGCCGAAAGGCCCGTTTTTTGCCGGGTGGCGGCTTCGTCTTACCCGGCCTGCTCAATACCGTAGGCCCGTGCAAGCGCAGCGCCGCCGGGCGTTATTCCACGTCGTTAACCGGTGGGATCGCTGGTGCCGGGCGCACTTCTTCAACAACGCTGCGGTTTTCCAGCTCGGTCAGACGCTGTTCCAGCAGGGCGATTTTCTCGCGGGTACGCAACAGCACCTGCGTCTGCACGTCAAACTCTTCACGGCTGACCAGATCCAGCCGCATCAGCTGCGACTGCAGCACCTGGCGGATTTTCTTCTCAACATCATCACCAAACTCACGAACGCCTTTCGGCATGGATTCATGGACCTGGCGGGCAAGTTGTTCAATTTTTTTTGGGTCGATCATGGTAGTTCCCTTGAAGAAAAGGTGTTAACGACCATTGTAGCGCGTAACCGCGATCCTTAAACCAGAATTGTGTGAAGCTTATGCGTTGCCGAACATAATCATTAGCGTTATAGTTATCCCGCTTATTCTCAGGGCGGGGCGAAATTCCCCACCGGCGGTAAATCAACCTTCGCGTTGAAAGCCCGCGAGCGCTTTGGGTGCAAACTCAAAGGTCAGCAGATCCGGTGCAATTCCGGGGCCGACGGTTAAAGTCCGGATGGGAGAGAGTAACGAACCAGCCGGGCGAGGCCCGCTCACGTTATTTTTTTGCCGTACTACGGCGCTCCTAAGACTGCCCTGATTCTGGTAACCATAATTTTAATGAGGTTTTTTTACCATGAATCAGACGCTCCTTTCCTCTTTCGGCACCTCTGCTGACCGTGTAGAACACGCGCTTGCTGCGCTTCGCGAAGGTCGCGGCGTGATGGTGCTTGACGATGAAGATCGTGAAAACGAAGGCGATATGATTTTCGCCGCCGAAACCATGACCGTTGAACAGATGGCGCTGACCATCCGTCACGGCAGCGGTATTGTTTGCCTGTGCATCACCGAAGATCGCCGTAAGCAGCTCGAATTGCCGATGATGGTCGAGAACAACACCAGCGCCTATGGCACCGGTTTTACCGTGACCATCGAAGCGGCCAGCGGTGTGACCACAGGTGTGTCTGCTGCTGACCGCGTGACCACCGTGCGCGCCGCCATTGCCGATGGTGCAAAACCATCTGACCTGAACCGTCCGGGCCACGTATTCCCGCTGCGCGCCCAGCCGGGCGGCGTCCTGACCCGCGGCGGCCATACCGAAGCGACTATCGACCTGGTGACCCTGGCCGGTTTCAAACCTGCCGGTGTACTGTGTGAACTGACCAATGATGATGGCTCTATGGCGCGCGCGCCGGAGTGCATCGAGTTTGCCGCTAAACACAACATGGCCGTGGTCACTATCGAAGATCTGGTGGCGTATCGCCAGGCGCACGAGCGCAAAGCCAGCTGATAACACAGCATAAAAAAACGCCGGGATAACCCGGCGTTTTTTTTAGCCAATTCCTGCCGTCTGGAGTAGCACCAGACTGAGCCCCATCACCGACATTCCGCACAGCACGCCGTAGCTGGGATTGTTATTCGGGTCGATCTCTTTGGCAAGCGGCATCAGCTCATCTACCGACAGCGCCACCATAATCCCTGCCACCGCCGCCATAATGGCCGCCATCACCACTGGCGATATCAGGCTGCCGAGGATTAACCACGCCAGCACGCCGCCTGCGATCTCCGCCATGCCGGAAATGCCCGCCCAGAACACCGCTTTACGCTTGGATCCGGTGGCCGCATAGACCGGGCCCGCCACTGCCAGCCCCTCCGGAATATTGTGCAACGCCACCGCCAGGGCAATACCGAAACCCAGCTCCAGGTTGTTGCTGGCGGTCACGTAGGTGGCGACGCCTTCCGGGAAGTTGTGCAGGCTGATGCCCAGAGTGAGCAGCAGGGCGGTACGTCTCAGATTACCGGGCAGCGGCTTGCTTCCTTTTTGCATCAGATCCTGCGGATGCGCGTGGGGCAGCATTTTGTCCAGCGCGAAGTAGCCCAGCAGACCAATGACAAACATCCCGTAGCCGAGTACCGGCGACATCCCCTCCGTGCCGAGGGCGGCAGGCAGCATCTCCATCAGGGAGATGAGCAGCATGATCCCGGCGGCAAAGCCGAGGGAAAAGGCCAGCACGCGGTTAGAGGGCTTCTGGCCCAGGACTCCGAGCATGGCGCCGATAAAAGTGGCGGCACCTGCAAGAATAGTCAGAATCAGGGGGACTGACATTCACCTCTCCTTATGATAATGATTCTCATTCACATTAAAGGCTAAACTCACGTAAAGCGAGCGGGTACAGACGCCTTTACAGATCCCTTACATTCAAATTTCCTGATGATCTTCATCATGGTTCTCTGAGTTCATCTTATCCGGATAACGGGTAAGGTAAAGCTATCAAATCGACACCTTGTGTAAGGATATCATCATGACTTCTTCTCGTATGCCAGCGCTGTTTTTGGGTCACGGTAGCCCAATGAATGTGCTGGAAGATAACGTCTATACCCGCGCCTGGCGACATCTGGGCGAGACGTTGCCGCGTCCGAAGGCTATCGTGGTGGTCTCTGCACACTGGTTTACCCGTGGCACTGGCGTTACTGCCATGGAAACGCCAAAAACCATTCATGATTTCGGCGGTTTCCCGCAGGCGCTGTACGACACGCACTATCCGGCTCCGGGTTCCCCGGCGCTGGCGCAGCAGCTGGTGGATCTGCTGGCCCCGATCCCCGTCACCCTGGATAAAGAGGCGTGGGGTTTTGACCATGGCTCCTGGGGCGTGCTGATCAAGATGTACCCGGATGCGGATATCCCGATGGTTCAGCTCAGCATCGACAGCACCAAACCGGCGGCCTGGCACTTAGAGATGGGCCGTAAGCTCGCGTCTCTGCGTGATGAGGGCATTATGCTGGTGGCCAGTGGTAACGTGGTGCATAACCTGCGTACCGCCCGCTGGCATGGGGAAAATACGCCTTATCCGTGGGCCACGTCATTCAATGATTATGTGAAAATGAACCTCAACTGGCAGGGACCGGCCGAGGAGCACCCGCTGGTCAATTATCTGGCACACGATGGCGGCTCGCTCTCGAACCCGACGGCGGAACACTTCCTGCCGCTGCTCTATGTCCTGGGCGCATGGGACGGCCATGAACCCATTACCACACCGGTGGATGGCATCGAGATGGGCAGTTTGAGTATGTTGTCGGTGCAGGTGGGGTAAAAACACGCCGGGTAGCGGCTTCGCCTTACCCGGCCTACAACACCCCAGGCCCGGTAAGCGGCAGCGCCACCGGGCATGGCTTACTCCACAAAAATATGCGGATAGAAGCGGGACAGATCCTGGGTGATCAGCGCCCGATCTTCGCGAATACCAATCCCGGCTGGTTGATCGTTGATCAGCCAACTGCCGATCAGCATATAGCTGTCGCCGTACTTCGGTAACTGACAGAACTGTTGGACGATCATCCCTTCTTCGCCATACGGGCCTTCTACCGCTTCCACGGTATTACCGTTTTCGATAATCGACACGTTGGCACCCTCGCGGGAGAAAATCGGCTTTTTGACGTACTTATCCATCTGCGGATAGTCATCTTCCGCGAAGTACGCCGGCAGCAGATTCGGATGATCCGGGAACATCTCCCACAGCATTGGCAGCAGGGCTTTGTTGGAGATAATGCTCTTCCACGCCGGTTCCAGCCAGCGCACGCCGGCATCTTCCAGCTTGGTGGAGAACACTTCGCGCAGCATGTATTCCCAGGGATAGAGCTTGAACAGATTACTGATCACCTGATCCTGGGTGTCGGTAAACTGGCCTTTTTCGCCAAGCCCGATGTCTTCGATATAGAGGAATTCAGTGGCGACCTCTGCCTCGGCGGCGCAATCCTGCAGATACTGTACCGTACCACGATCTTCGACCGTGTCACGACAGCAGGCAAAGTGCAGCAGGTTGAAGCCGTGCTGCTCGCGCAGTTCAGCGAAACGCTCGATCAGCTTCTCCTGCAGGCTGTTGAACTGGTCGCTGCCTTCCGGCAGATGGCCCGCGTTCTGCTGATCTTCCAGCCAGATCCACTGGAAGAAAGCCGCCTCATACAGGGAGGTGGGGGTATCGGCGTTGTTCTCAAGCAGCTTCGGCTCGCCGGTGCCATCCCACGCCAGATCGAGGCGCGAATAGAGTGACGGCTGATGGGTCGCCCATGACTGACGCACAAAGCCCCAGGTGTGCTTCGGAATGCGGAATTTGGTCAGCAGCTCATCGCTGGCAATGACCTTTTCCACCACCTTCAGGCACATCTGATGCAGCTCTGCCGTGACCGCCTCCAGCTTTTCAACCTGGGCGAGGGTCAGTTTGTAATAGGCATCTTCACACCAGTACGGCTCGCCGTACATGGTGTGAAAGTTGAAACCGTATTCGGTGGCTTTATCGCGCCAGTCCGGGCGCTCAACAATACTGACTCGTTCCATTATCAGCCGCCCATAGAGCGTGTTGAGGTACCGGCCGCGCTACGCTGCATGGTGTTCTGTTTGGCAACAGAATCACCGAAGCCGCCGCGGGTCACGGTGTTGGTGGTGGCCGGTTTTGGTGCCATCGCGGTTTTAGGCACGTTCATAGTGCGGCCTGGCTGGGCGGCACCGTAACCTTTCCCGCTGGCATCGGTGTACTGGCCGTAAGCCGGGCTGGCCGGGTTCTTAGAGCTGAACAGGGGCTGCTGTTGGTAACCCGCGCCGCCGCTCATCAGACGGCCCATCATGTAACCCGCCATCAGCGGCATCCAGAAGCTCCCGCTGGACTGTGCCTGCGCCTGGTTTTCTGCTGGCGCGGTACCGGCCTGAGCCGGGGCTGGTGCCTGCTGGCACTGGCCTTCACCGAACTCGGCCACGCAGTCTTCACGGCTGGCGTATTTCGGCGCGGTACGTTCCGCTTCCTTCAGGGCGTTGTTGTACGAGGCCGTACACTCCGCGCTTTTGCCGGTAGCTGCCGCACAGTCGTCGGCATTCTGATAAAGGGAAACCGTTTCGTCGGTTTTTTCACAGCCTGCCAGCATAAACGCGGCGCTCAGCGCCAGAGCGACAGGGGTGAAATGACGCGCGTTCCAGCTTTTGCGGAACGAGGCGTGATTAATGGATTTTGTCCGTTTCATAATTGTCTTCCAGGACCCAGTGGTAAAACACAGAAAATAACGCTCAGAATAGAGGATGAGTGGTGGAAATTGAAGCGACGGGGGCGAAACCGAGGGATCTTTACGTTGGCTTACGTATTTTTGTCGGACAGAGGGGATTTACCCGGTCTGGTGAACCCAGACCGGGTAACAGCATCAGTTGCTGGTGGTGCGTGCAGCAGCGGCGGTGTAACCGTCAGCAGAAGCGTCCTGCTGTGGGTTTTCCGGGGCTACGGCTTCAGGCGTGGTGGAGATCGGCTTACCTAATGCACTGTTCAACGCCACCAGATCCTGCTCGTTCAACGTACCCAGCGCTTGCTTGATGTTCAGCTGGTTAATCAGGTAGTTGTAACGGGCATTGGAGAGCTGTTGTTTGGCGTTATACAGCGTGGTGGTCGCGTCCAGCACGTCAACGATGGTACGGGTACCGACCGCGTAACCAGCTTCTGACGCATCCAGTGAACTCTGGGCAGAAACCACGGCCTGTTTGTAGGCGTTGATGCTGCTGACAGAGGCGTTCACGTTATTGAAGGAGGAACGCACGGTCTGCACAACGCTGCGGTGCGCGCTTTCAAGCTGTTCGCTGGCGCCGACAAAGTTGTACTGCGCCTGTTTGACCTGCGAATTGACCTGGCCGCCCTGATAGATTGGCAGGGAGAAGTTCAGGCCGATTTTGTTCTGACCCACATCGCTGTCGTTGTACTGAGCACCGCTGGTCCGGGAACCGCTGTAGCTGGTGTTAGAAATGCCGCTGGAGGCGCTCAGGCTCAGGGTTGGCAGGTGACCATCCTGTGCCAGGCGGATCTGTTCGCGGGCCAGATCCTGGCTCAGACGAGCCTGCAACAGGCTGAGGTTACGGTTTTCAGCTTCTTTCAGCAGGGCATTCACCGCCTGCGGCTTATCGGTTTTGAAGTGATCAACGTTCAGCGAGGCCAGTTGCGGATAGTAGTTACCGGTGACCTGACGCAGCTGCTCAAGGGCGTTATCCAGATCGTTACGCGCGGTCACTTCGTTCGCCAGCACGTTATCGTACTGTGAACGGGCGTTCTGCACGTCGGTGATCGCCACCAGGCCCACGTTGAAACGCTGGGTCGTCTGGTCGAGCTGGCGATAGATCGCTTGTTTCTGCGCTTCAGTGTAAGAGAGCGAATCGATCGCGCTCAGGACTTTGAAGTAGGCGGTAGCGGTATTGAGGATCAGCGTCTGCTGGTCGGTCTGATAGGTGACATCCTGAATACCGGCAGATTTCTCCTGCAGGCTCAGGTTACGCCATTTGGACATATCAAACAGCGTCTGGGTTAACTGGAGTGAACCGCTGGTGACGTTGGAGTCGATACCGTTCGCATCACGGTAACCATTGTTATAGGTATAATCGGCACCCAAACCCAGCTGTGG contains these protein-coding regions:
- the glnE gene encoding bifunctional [glutamate--ammonia ligase]-adenylyl-L-tyrosine phosphorylase/[glutamate--ammonia-ligase] adenylyltransferase, with amino-acid sequence MMPLSSPLQQQWQTVCERLPKTLPASSLSEQARQVLTFSDFVQESVTAHPDWLAGLEASPPQADEWQHYAQWLQEALADINDEAALMRVLRQFRRRVMVRIAWAQALMLVSEESTLQQLSHLAETLIVAARDWLYDACCREWGTPCSEDGTPQPLLILGMGKLGGGELNFSSDIDLIFAWPEKGATRGGRRELDNAQFFTRLGQRLIKALDQPTQDGFVYRVDMRLRPFGDSGPLVLSFAALEDYYQEQGRDWERYAMVKARIMGDNGDAYANELRAMLRPFVFRRYIDFSVIQSLRNMKGMIAREVRRRGLKDNIKLGAGGIREIEFIVQVFQLIRGGREPSLQSRSLLPTLAAIAQLHLLPEGDDRILREAYLFLRRLENLLQSINDEQTQTLPGDELNRARLAWGMRVDDWQALTDALDAHMAAVRRIFNDLIGDDESESQDDELSEHWRELWQDALQEDDTTPVLTHLSDEDRHRVVALIADFRLELNKRAIGPRGRQVLDHLMPHLLSDVCSRADAPVPLSRLTPLLSGIITRTTYLELLSEFPGALKHLISLCAASPMIASKLARYPLLLDELLDPNTLYQPTATDAYRDELRQYLLRVPEEDEEQQLEALRQFKQAQLLRVAAADISGTLPVMKVSDHLTWLAEAIIDAVVHQAWVQMVARYGQPKHLADREGRGFAVVGYGKLGGWELGYSSDLDLIFLHDCPVDVMTDGEREIDGRQFYLRLAQRIMHLFSTRTSSGILYEVDARLRPSGAAGMLVTSTESFADYQQNEAWTWEHQALVRARVVYGDPQLKAQFDTIRRDVLTATREGPTLQTEVREMREKMRAHLGNKHKDRFDIKADEGGITDIEFITQYLVLRDAHSKPKLTRWSDNVRILELLAQNDIMDEHEALALTRAYTTLRDELHHLALQEQPGHLPLDCFNAERELVRACWQKWLVEPCVTKQV
- the hldE gene encoding bifunctional D-glycero-beta-D-manno-heptose-7-phosphate kinase/D-glycero-beta-D-manno-heptose 1-phosphate adenylyltransferase HldE — translated: MKVTLPEFERAGVMVVGDVMLDRYWYGPTSRISPEAPVPVVKVDTIEERPGGAANVAMNIASLGAHSRLVGLTGIDDAARALSKTLADVNVKCDFVSVPTHPTITKLRVLSRNQQLIRLDFEEGFEGVDPEPLHERINQALGNIGALVLSDYAKGALASVQQMIKLARTAGVPVLIDPKGTDFERYRGATLLTPNLSEFEAVAGKCKTEDEIVERGMKIIADFDFSALLVTRSEQGMTLLQPGKAPLHMPTQAQEVYDVTGAGDTVIGVLAATLAAGNTLEEACYFANAAAGVVVGKLGTSTVSPIELENAVRGRADTGFGVMSEDELKVAVAAARKRGEKVVMTNGVFDILHAGHVSYLANARKLGDRLIVAVNSDASTRRLKGETRPVNPLEQRMIVLGALEAVDWVVSFEEDTPQRLIAGILPDLLVKGGDYKPEQIAGSEEVWANGGEVMVLNFEDGCSTTNIIKKIQKDSEK
- the ubiK gene encoding ubiquinone biosynthesis accessory factor UbiK, with the translated sequence MIDPKKIEQLARQVHESMPKGVREFGDDVEKKIRQVLQSQLMRLDLVSREEFDVQTQVLLRTREKIALLEQRLTELENRSVVEEVRPAPAIPPVNDVE
- the ribB gene encoding 3,4-dihydroxy-2-butanone-4-phosphate synthase, which encodes MNQTLLSSFGTSADRVEHALAALREGRGVMVLDDEDRENEGDMIFAAETMTVEQMALTIRHGSGIVCLCITEDRRKQLELPMMVENNTSAYGTGFTVTIEAASGVTTGVSAADRVTTVRAAIADGAKPSDLNRPGHVFPLRAQPGGVLTRGGHTEATIDLVTLAGFKPAGVLCELTNDDGSMARAPECIEFAAKHNMAVVTIEDLVAYRQAHERKAS
- the zupT gene encoding zinc transporter ZupT translates to MSVPLILTILAGAATFIGAMLGVLGQKPSNRVLAFSLGFAAGIMLLISLMEMLPAALGTEGMSPVLGYGMFVIGLLGYFALDKMLPHAHPQDLMQKGSKPLPGNLRRTALLLTLGISLHNFPEGVATYVTASNNLELGFGIALAVALHNIPEGLAVAGPVYAATGSKRKAVFWAGISGMAEIAGGVLAWLILGSLISPVVMAAIMAAVAGIMVALSVDELMPLAKEIDPNNNPSYGVLCGMSVMGLSLVLLQTAGIG
- the ygiD gene encoding 4,5-DOPA dioxygenase extradiol — protein: MTSSRMPALFLGHGSPMNVLEDNVYTRAWRHLGETLPRPKAIVVVSAHWFTRGTGVTAMETPKTIHDFGGFPQALYDTHYPAPGSPALAQQLVDLLAPIPVTLDKEAWGFDHGSWGVLIKMYPDADIPMVQLSIDSTKPAAWHLEMGRKLASLRDEGIMLVASGNVVHNLRTARWHGENTPYPWATSFNDYVKMNLNWQGPAEEHPLVNYLAHDGGSLSNPTAEHFLPLLYVLGAWDGHEPITTPVDGIEMGSLSMLSVQVG
- a CDS encoding glutathionylspermidine synthase family protein; its protein translation is MERVSIVERPDWRDKATEYGFNFHTMYGEPYWCEDAYYKLTLAQVEKLEAVTAELHQMCLKVVEKVIASDELLTKFRIPKHTWGFVRQSWATHQPSLYSRLDLAWDGTGEPKLLENNADTPTSLYEAAFFQWIWLEDQQNAGHLPEGSDQFNSLQEKLIERFAELREQHGFNLLHFACCRDTVEDRGTVQYLQDCAAEAEVATEFLYIEDIGLGEKGQFTDTQDQVISNLFKLYPWEYMLREVFSTKLEDAGVRWLEPAWKSIISNKALLPMLWEMFPDHPNLLPAYFAEDDYPQMDKYVKKPIFSREGANVSIIENGNTVEAVEGPYGEEGMIVQQFCQLPKYGDSYMLIGSWLINDQPAGIGIREDRALITQDLSRFYPHIFVE
- a CDS encoding DUF1190 family protein, giving the protein MKRTKSINHASFRKSWNARHFTPVALALSAAFMLAGCEKTDETVSLYQNADDCAAATGKSAECTASYNNALKEAERTAPKYASREDCVAEFGEGQCQQAPAPAQAGTAPAENQAQAQSSGSFWMPLMAGYMMGRLMSGGAGYQQQPLFSSKNPASPAYGQYTDASGKGYGAAQPGRTMNVPKTAMAPKPATTNTVTRGGFGDSVAKQNTMQRSAAGTSTRSMGG
- the tolC gene encoding outer membrane channel protein TolC, which translates into the protein MKKLLPILIGLSLTGFSAVSQAEDLIQVYKQARLSNPELRKSAADRDAAFEKINEARSPLLPQLGLGADYTYNNGYRDANGIDSNVTSGSLQLTQTLFDMSKWRNLSLQEKSAGIQDVTYQTDQQTLILNTATAYFKVLSAIDSLSYTEAQKQAIYRQLDQTTQRFNVGLVAITDVQNARSQYDNVLANEVTARNDLDNALEQLRQVTGNYYPQLASLNVDHFKTDKPQAVNALLKEAENRNLSLLQARLSQDLAREQIRLAQDGHLPTLSLSASSGISNTSYSGSRTSGAQYNDSDVGQNKIGLNFSLPIYQGGQVNSQVKQAQYNFVGASEQLESAHRSVVQTVRSSFNNVNASVSSINAYKQAVVSAQSSLDASEAGYAVGTRTIVDVLDATTTLYNAKQQLSNARYNYLINQLNIKQALGTLNEQDLVALNSALGKPISTTPEAVAPENPQQDASADGYTAAAARTTSN